In Streptomyces longhuiensis, the following proteins share a genomic window:
- a CDS encoding acyltransferase family protein, producing MTRTPYAGNRARTYTGQTATDPAAPSSGTVEQKPAPGSGRTSPPPGATHSGPAQRPDIQGLRALAVTLVVLGHAGVTRFSGGYVGVDVFFVISGFLITSSLLRELSASDRISIRAFYARRALRLLPASALVVLVTLAGSWLFLSKVRFAEYMSDAFASALYAVNFRLAATGTDYLAEGSPPSPFQHFWSLAVEEQFYLLWPLLLVLGWRLSRRRRALLAIPLVALCVMSFGLSVHVTGRSAPWAYFGSHTRAWELGAGALVALALLRPPRLPDGVAVAMTWAGLACVIGAALRFDADTPFPGTAAAVPVIGAVLVLVGGTSSAWPAARRMLTARPVTWLGGLSYSWYLWHWPFLVIGPKALDRPAGTHLELALGAAALLPAWLTLRLVENPVRFHRALRGRPGRGLRLGLALSALTASTALVAASFPPSISSGEPAPVLKDALASAPDPGARLTQALDTTGTRLPDNLTPPLTGITDVRSAVYRDGCHQNYAGTSVPMCVYGDRSSKHVVVLFGDSHAAQWFPALNALAVQHHWRLLSMTKASCKAATVTTLNAHRPYTTCDRWRADALARIEKLRPSLVLVSSSDAGTPAKTMRDPLAGWTDGYVRTFRRLARSDARVVALLDTPWPREDALDCAAIHPLHLRDCSVRVPEALHDVTRRNATKAAARSTGVAVIDPSPWLCTTHGDCPVAVYDTFVYRDESHVAEGYAEALAPVLGRALGVRSGN from the coding sequence GTGACCAGGACTCCATACGCCGGAAACCGCGCAAGAACGTACACCGGACAGACAGCGACCGATCCCGCCGCGCCGTCTTCAGGGACGGTGGAACAGAAGCCCGCGCCCGGCTCCGGGCGCACCTCGCCGCCGCCCGGCGCGACACACTCCGGACCTGCGCAGCGCCCGGACATCCAGGGGCTCCGGGCCCTCGCCGTCACGCTGGTGGTCCTGGGCCACGCCGGGGTCACCCGGTTCAGCGGCGGCTACGTCGGGGTCGACGTCTTCTTCGTGATCTCGGGCTTCCTCATCACGTCCTCGCTCCTGCGCGAACTGTCCGCCTCGGACCGCATATCGATCCGTGCGTTCTACGCCCGCAGGGCACTGCGCCTGCTCCCCGCCTCGGCCCTCGTCGTCCTGGTGACCCTCGCCGGATCGTGGCTGTTCCTGTCGAAGGTCCGCTTCGCCGAGTACATGAGCGACGCGTTCGCCAGCGCCCTGTACGCCGTCAACTTCCGTCTGGCGGCCACAGGCACCGACTACCTCGCGGAAGGCAGCCCTCCGTCCCCGTTCCAGCACTTCTGGTCGCTGGCCGTCGAGGAGCAGTTCTACCTGCTCTGGCCGCTGCTCCTGGTACTGGGATGGCGGCTGTCCCGGCGGCGCCGCGCGCTCCTGGCGATCCCCCTGGTGGCGCTGTGCGTGATGTCGTTCGGACTGAGCGTCCACGTGACCGGGCGGTCCGCACCTTGGGCGTACTTCGGTTCGCACACCCGCGCCTGGGAGCTGGGCGCCGGAGCGCTGGTCGCGCTCGCCCTGCTCCGGCCTCCGCGCCTGCCCGACGGCGTGGCCGTGGCGATGACATGGGCCGGCCTCGCGTGCGTGATCGGCGCCGCGCTGCGCTTCGACGCCGACACGCCCTTCCCGGGAACGGCCGCGGCGGTACCGGTCATCGGCGCGGTTCTCGTCCTCGTCGGAGGCACCTCGTCCGCGTGGCCGGCAGCGCGCCGGATGCTCACCGCACGGCCGGTGACCTGGCTCGGCGGCCTGTCGTACAGCTGGTACCTGTGGCACTGGCCGTTCCTGGTCATCGGGCCGAAAGCGCTGGACCGGCCTGCCGGCACACACCTGGAGCTCGCCCTCGGCGCGGCCGCGCTGCTCCCGGCCTGGCTGACCCTGCGCCTGGTCGAGAACCCGGTGCGCTTCCACCGGGCCCTGCGCGGCCGCCCTGGCCGAGGGCTGCGGCTCGGCCTCGCCCTGAGCGCCCTCACCGCGTCCACCGCGCTGGTCGCGGCCTCCTTCCCGCCGTCGATCAGCTCCGGCGAGCCCGCCCCCGTACTCAAGGACGCCCTCGCCTCGGCACCCGACCCCGGCGCACGCCTCACGCAGGCCCTCGACACGACCGGCACCCGCCTGCCGGACAACCTCACGCCGCCGCTGACGGGGATCACGGACGTACGGTCGGCCGTGTACCGGGACGGGTGCCACCAGAACTACGCCGGCACGAGCGTGCCCATGTGCGTGTACGGAGACCGGTCCTCGAAACACGTCGTCGTCCTCTTCGGCGACTCCCACGCGGCCCAGTGGTTCCCGGCGCTCAACGCCCTTGCCGTGCAGCACCACTGGAGGCTGCTATCGATGACCAAGGCCTCCTGCAAGGCGGCGACGGTCACCACGCTCAACGCCCACCGCCCCTACACGACGTGTGACCGCTGGCGAGCCGACGCGCTCGCGCGGATCGAGAAGCTCCGTCCCTCCCTCGTGCTCGTGTCCTCCTCCGACGCGGGCACCCCGGCGAAGACGATGCGCGATCCGCTCGCCGGATGGACCGACGGCTACGTCCGGACGTTCCGCCGGCTCGCGCGGTCCGACGCCCGGGTCGTCGCGCTCCTCGACACGCCCTGGCCCCGCGAGGACGCGCTCGACTGCGCTGCCATCCACCCCCTCCACCTGCGGGACTGCTCGGTCCGCGTGCCCGAGGCGCTGCACGACGTGACCCGCAGGAACGCCACGAAGGCAGCGGCACGTTCGACCGGCGTCGCCGTGATCGACCCGTCGCCCTGGCTGTGCACCACGCACGGCGACTGTCCCGTCGCGGTGTACGACACCTTCGTCTACCGGGACGAGAGCCATGTGGCCGAGGGCTACGCCGAAGCCCTGGCACCGGTCCTGGGAAGGGCGTTGGGGGTCAGGAGCGGGAACTGA
- a CDS encoding helix-turn-helix transcriptional regulator, which produces MATTEFGHTVRRWRDRVSPEAAGLPVGGARRAPGLRREELAMLAGISVDYVTRLEQGRATNPSEQVVEALGRALRVSASEREHLFHLAGLVPPGQGTVPAFITPSVQRMLDRLTGTPVAVSDATWTLLLANPLYTALMGERHGDERNAVWRNFLGAAGRVRHSPESLRALETAQVSDLRAAAGRYPQDQRLRRLIAQLRANSDRFAELWDSGAVGQAEASRKTIDHPEVGALTLDCDILSVAGTGLRIIIYTAEPGTQDAERLALLGVIGTQTLAGQQSRAQWP; this is translated from the coding sequence ATGGCGACCACGGAGTTCGGGCACACGGTGCGGCGCTGGCGCGACCGGGTCTCGCCGGAGGCGGCCGGGCTGCCCGTCGGCGGCGCCCGGCGCGCGCCGGGGCTGCGCCGCGAGGAGCTCGCCATGCTGGCCGGTATCTCCGTCGACTACGTGACCCGCCTCGAACAGGGCCGCGCGACCAACCCCTCGGAACAGGTCGTCGAGGCGCTGGGCCGGGCGTTGCGCGTGTCCGCGAGCGAGCGCGAGCACCTGTTCCACCTGGCCGGACTCGTGCCGCCCGGGCAGGGCACGGTGCCCGCCTTCATCACGCCGAGCGTCCAGCGGATGCTGGACCGGCTGACCGGGACGCCCGTCGCGGTCTCCGACGCCACCTGGACGCTGCTGCTGGCCAATCCCCTGTACACGGCGTTGATGGGTGAGCGGCACGGCGACGAGCGCAACGCGGTGTGGCGCAACTTCCTCGGCGCGGCCGGCCGCGTCCGTCACTCGCCGGAGTCCCTGCGCGCCCTCGAGACCGCGCAGGTGTCCGACCTGCGTGCGGCGGCCGGCCGCTATCCGCAGGACCAGCGGCTGCGGCGGCTGATCGCCCAGCTGCGTGCGAACAGTGACCGCTTCGCCGAGCTGTGGGACTCCGGAGCCGTCGGACAGGCGGAGGCGTCACGCAAGACCATCGATCATCCCGAGGTGGGCGCCCTGACGCTGGACTGCGACATCCTCAGCGTCGCGGGCACCGGCCTGCGCATCATCATCTACACGGCCGAGCCCGGCACCCAGGACGCCGAACGCCTCGCGCTCCTCGGCGTCATCGGCACCCAGACACTCGCCGGACAGCAGTCCCGCGCTCAGTGGCCGTAG
- a CDS encoding phytanoyl-CoA dioxygenase family protein — protein MNTVDISAFRSSGYAIARRLLSREEVAALSAGFMEYPQRGSVPGHFQPSAQDPDGPHDPLREYPRIMHPHLIDDTAMRYLLDPRITATVAELIEEEPIAAQSMLYFKPPGARGQALHQDNFYLRVEPGTCVAAWVALDHVDRDNGGLEVVPGTHLMDLFCPEEADPDTYFTREYVPPPAGLARVPVDMEPGDVLFFNGSLVHGSEPNTTTDRFRRSFVCHYAPRSARRIARHYRTFTLEGQEVFLAEAEGGGPCGTEFPVTSPH, from the coding sequence ATGAACACAGTCGACATCTCGGCCTTCCGGTCCTCGGGCTACGCGATCGCCCGCCGTCTCCTGTCACGCGAAGAGGTGGCCGCGCTCAGCGCCGGTTTCATGGAATACCCCCAACGAGGCTCAGTACCAGGGCACTTCCAGCCGTCGGCACAGGATCCCGACGGCCCGCACGATCCGCTGCGCGAGTACCCGCGGATCATGCACCCGCACCTGATCGACGACACCGCCATGCGTTACCTGCTCGACCCGAGGATCACCGCGACCGTCGCCGAGCTGATCGAGGAGGAACCGATAGCAGCACAGAGCATGCTGTACTTCAAACCGCCCGGCGCGCGCGGGCAGGCGTTGCACCAGGACAACTTCTATCTGCGGGTCGAGCCGGGCACCTGTGTCGCGGCCTGGGTGGCGCTCGACCACGTGGACCGCGACAACGGGGGGCTCGAAGTCGTCCCGGGCACCCATCTCATGGACCTCTTCTGTCCCGAGGAGGCCGACCCTGACACGTATTTCACGAGGGAGTACGTGCCGCCGCCGGCCGGCCTCGCCCGCGTGCCCGTCGACATGGAGCCGGGCGACGTCCTCTTCTTCAACGGCAGCCTGGTCCACGGCTCCGAGCCCAACACGACCACGGACCGGTTCCGCCGCAGCTTCGTGTGCCACTACGCCCCGCGTTCGGCCCGCCGCATCGCCCGCCACTACCGCACGTTCACGCTGGAGGGCCAGGAGGTCTTCCTGGCCGAGGCGGAGGGGGGCGGACCCTGCGGTACGGAGTTCCCGGTCACGTCGCCGCACTAG
- a CDS encoding amidohydrolase family protein codes for MLALRIARVFDGRAVVEGAGVVFVDGGRIVGVEPSWFGIPTGVEVLDRPSGTLLPGLVDAHVHLVGDGAPGALERPGALSQDDLFSTIERSLRIQLAAGVTTVRDLGDVAWSVVDWRARRPRPDLPTVVASGPPLTSRAGYCRHMDGGASGSDELRAAVRERAERGADVVKIMAGGGMPSTPGSAVDQGRFTAEELALVVRRAHAVGLPVTAHAHALVSIRDAIAAGVDGIEHCTFLASDSVHVPEEAIAALAAQGIVVCPTLGHAPGAGPAPQLKERTYEAGPAHDALRRRVVRAHLAGVTIVSGTDGGIGPDTPHGGLPRAVMDLVSGGMAAADALASATSVAARACGLGDRKGRVRTGYDADLVVVDGDPFTDMAALTRLDVTVLGGQVLSSRS; via the coding sequence ATGCTGGCTCTTCGCATCGCACGGGTCTTCGACGGCCGCGCTGTCGTCGAGGGCGCCGGGGTCGTCTTCGTGGACGGTGGGCGGATCGTCGGCGTCGAGCCGTCCTGGTTCGGGATCCCGACGGGCGTCGAGGTCCTCGACCGGCCGTCGGGCACGCTCCTTCCCGGCCTCGTCGACGCGCACGTCCATCTCGTCGGTGACGGCGCACCGGGGGCGTTGGAGCGGCCCGGCGCGCTGTCCCAGGACGACCTGTTCAGCACGATCGAGCGGTCCCTGCGGATCCAGCTGGCGGCCGGTGTCACGACGGTGCGCGACCTCGGGGACGTGGCGTGGTCGGTCGTGGACTGGCGCGCGCGTCGTCCCCGTCCCGACCTGCCCACCGTGGTGGCGTCGGGGCCGCCCCTCACGAGCCGGGCCGGGTACTGCCGGCACATGGATGGTGGGGCGTCCGGGAGTGACGAGCTGCGCGCGGCCGTCCGGGAGCGGGCCGAGCGCGGCGCCGACGTCGTGAAGATCATGGCCGGGGGCGGCATGCCGTCGACCCCCGGATCCGCTGTCGACCAGGGCCGGTTCACGGCCGAGGAGCTCGCGCTCGTCGTCAGGCGGGCGCACGCCGTGGGACTGCCCGTCACCGCTCACGCGCACGCCCTGGTGTCGATCCGGGACGCGATCGCCGCCGGCGTCGACGGGATCGAGCACTGCACGTTCCTCGCCTCCGACAGCGTGCACGTGCCCGAGGAGGCCATCGCGGCCCTGGCCGCCCAGGGCATCGTGGTGTGCCCGACGCTCGGCCATGCGCCGGGTGCCGGGCCTGCTCCGCAGCTCAAAGAGCGCACGTACGAAGCGGGCCCGGCCCATGACGCGTTGCGCCGGCGGGTCGTCCGTGCGCATCTGGCGGGCGTCACGATCGTCTCCGGGACGGACGGAGGCATCGGCCCGGACACACCGCACGGCGGCCTGCCCCGGGCCGTCATGGACCTGGTGTCGGGCGGCATGGCCGCGGCCGACGCCCTCGCCTCCGCGACGTCGGTGGCGGCGAGGGCCTGCGGTCTGGGTGACCGCAAGGGACGCGTCCGGACCGGCTACGACGCCGATCTCGTCGTCGTCGACGGCGACCCCTTCACCGACATGGCGGCCCTGACCCGTCTCGACGTCACGGTCCTGGGCGGACAGGTGCTCAGTTCCCGCTCCTGA
- a CDS encoding helix-turn-helix domain-containing protein gives MRVSVTDLRETAAPPPGVLIVGRHDGRPDYAVRRTAGAPSWLLLWTESGAGHVRQGGAETTAGPGSLVLLAPGVHHAYRTAPDTEHWGLWWAHFLLRPGWEQRLRPYDLGSGCHVMPDVHPGARTGVSAALRQAHADSRWTGTGAPPRPVSATRRTAPASVATGPDAAALALGSLERALLLATSPSGATGPGDARVRRAQALIDADPAAAHTVDSLAAAVALSPSRFAHLFAEETGSTPMRALREARLRHAACLLTSTELTVAQVAAASGFAGPFHFSHAFRGRYGTPPTAYRSTAG, from the coding sequence ATGCGCGTGTCCGTCACAGACCTTCGTGAAACTGCTGCGCCGCCCCCGGGTGTCCTGATCGTCGGCCGCCACGACGGGCGGCCCGACTACGCGGTCCGCAGGACGGCCGGCGCCCCGAGCTGGCTCCTGCTGTGGACGGAGTCCGGTGCCGGTCACGTCCGCCAGGGCGGCGCCGAAACGACCGCGGGCCCCGGGAGCCTGGTGCTGCTCGCGCCGGGCGTGCATCACGCGTACCGGACAGCGCCGGACACCGAGCACTGGGGGCTGTGGTGGGCCCACTTCCTGCTGCGCCCTGGCTGGGAGCAGCGCCTGCGCCCGTACGACCTCGGCAGCGGCTGCCACGTGATGCCCGACGTCCACCCCGGAGCGCGTACCGGCGTCTCCGCGGCGCTGCGGCAGGCGCACGCCGACAGCCGCTGGACCGGCACGGGGGCTCCGCCCCGCCCGGTGAGCGCCACCCGGCGCACCGCGCCGGCCTCGGTGGCGACGGGACCGGACGCCGCCGCGCTGGCCCTGGGTTCCCTCGAACGCGCCCTGCTGCTCGCCACCTCCCCGTCCGGCGCCACCGGCCCCGGCGACGCGCGCGTGCGCCGCGCCCAGGCCCTGATCGACGCCGACCCGGCAGCCGCGCACACCGTCGACTCCCTTGCCGCGGCGGTGGCCCTGTCACCCTCGCGGTTCGCCCACCTCTTCGCCGAGGAGACCGGCTCCACGCCGATGCGGGCCCTGCGGGAGGCGCGGCTGCGCCATGCGGCGTGCCTGCTGACCAGTACCGAACTCACCGTGGCCCAGGTGGCCGCGGCCTCGGGATTCGCCGGGCCCTTCCACTTCAGCCACGCCTTCCGCGGCAGGTACGGAACCCCGCCGACGGCGTACCGGTCCACCGCCGGTTGA
- a CDS encoding RNA polymerase sigma factor, translating into MEDSLRARIRAGDADAFAELFDDTSPEVHRMALRATGDWAQAEDVVSLTFLEIWRLRQTVRREDAPLRPFVLGVGLNVLRNQSRSARRHRAALARLPAREHLPDFADEVVDRMADAEQVAAARTALDGLNRAERDVVLLCGWSELGSEAAAKILGVAPGTVRSRLSRARARLRASVDA; encoded by the coding sequence ATGGAGGACTCACTGCGCGCCCGGATCAGGGCGGGCGACGCCGACGCCTTCGCGGAGCTCTTCGACGACACCTCCCCCGAGGTGCACCGCATGGCCCTGCGGGCGACGGGCGACTGGGCGCAGGCCGAGGACGTCGTCTCGCTCACCTTCCTGGAGATATGGCGGCTCCGGCAGACGGTGCGCCGCGAGGACGCCCCGCTGCGGCCCTTCGTCCTGGGTGTCGGCCTGAACGTCCTGCGCAACCAGTCCCGTTCGGCCCGCCGTCACCGTGCGGCCCTGGCCAGGCTGCCCGCCCGCGAGCACCTGCCGGACTTCGCGGACGAGGTGGTCGACCGCATGGCGGACGCCGAACAGGTCGCCGCCGCCCGCACGGCGCTGGACGGGCTGAACCGCGCCGAGCGCGACGTCGTCCTGCTGTGCGGCTGGTCGGAGCTCGGCTCCGAGGCCGCCGCGAAGATTCTGGGCGTGGCACCGGGCACGGTCCGCTCACGCCTGTCACGGGCGAGGGCGCGGCTGCGGGCGTCCGTCGACGCGTAG